The Arachis duranensis cultivar V14167 chromosome 2, aradu.V14167.gnm2.J7QH, whole genome shotgun sequence genome has a window encoding:
- the LOC107472946 gene encoding jasmonoyl--L-amino acid synthetase JAR6, producing the protein MLEKVEGFNMEKVIEEFEEVTKDAGRVQIETLRKILEDNSEAEYLQNLGLNGRTDPQSFKNCVPLVTHKELEPYINRMIDGDLSSILTSKPITTMSLSSGTTQGKPKFVPWNDELFETTVQIYKTSFAFRNKEFPITSGKALSFIYSSKQFKTKGGLAAGTATTNVFRNSRYTVAMQALKSQCCSPEEVIFGPDFHQSLYCHLLCGLIFCDEVQFVSSTFAHSIVHSFRTFEQVWEDLVADIRDGVLSERVTVPSLRNAMSKILKSDPNLANIIQTKIMGLSNWYGLIQELFPNAKYVYGIMTGSMEPYLKKLRHYAGDLPLLTSDYGSSEGWIATNVNPTLPPESALYTVLPQIGYFEFIPQNKGDSDFIDVEPEPVGLTQVKVGQEYEIVITTPAGLYRYRLGDIVKVMGFYNSSPQLKFVRRSSLLLTINIDKNTEKDLQLAVEEASKFLAEEKLEVVDYTSYVDVSKDPGHYVIVWEISGEASEEVLSECCNCLDKSFVDAGYTSSRKVNCIGALELRVVRHGTFQKILEHYIGLGSAVSQFKTPRCVGSNNAKVLQILNENVVNKYISSAFNN; encoded by the exons ATGTTAGAGAAAGTTGAAGGTTTCAACATGGAGAAAGTAATAGAGGAATTTGAGGAAGTTACTAAGGATGCTGGTAGAGTTCAAATTGAAACTCTTAGGAAGATTCTTGAAGATAATTCAGAAGCTGAATACCTTCAGAATTTAGGACTTAATGGAAGAACTGATCCTCAGAGTTTCAAGAACTGTGTCCCACTTGTTACGCATAAAGAGCTTGAACCTTACATCAATAGAATGATTGATGGTGATCTTTCTTCAATCCTCACTTCAAAACCAATCACAACTATGTCTCTAAG CTCTGGAACTACTCAGGGGAAGCCAAAGTTTGTGCCATGGAATGATGAGCTTTTTGAGACCACAGTTCAGATATATAAAACCTCTTTTGCCTTTAGAAACAA AGAATTTCCAATCACAAGTGGAAAGGCCTTAAGCTTCATATACAGCAGCAAGCAATTCAAGACCAAAGGAGGGTTAGCAGCAGGAACAGCAACAACAAATGTTTTCAGAAATTCAAGATACACTGTTGCAATGCAAGCACTAAAATCACAATGTTGCAGCCCTGAAGAAGTGATATTTGGTCCTGATTTTCACCAATCACTCTATTGCCACCTACTTTGTGGCCTAATCTTCTGTGATGAGGTTCAATTTGTGTCCTCAACTTTTGCACACAGCATTGTCCATTCTTTTAGGACATTTGAGCAAGTTTGGGAGGATCTTGTTGCTGATATAAGGGATGGTGTCCTTTCTGAAAGGGTCACTGTCCCTTCCTTGAGGAATGCTATGTCCAAAATTCTCAAGTCTGATCCCAATTTGGCTAACATCATCCAAACAAAAATCATGGGGTTAAGCAATTG GTATGGATTAATTCAAGAGCTATTTCCAAATGCAAAGTATGTGTATGGAATAATGACAGGGTCAATGGAGCCATATTTAAAGAAGTTAAGGCACTATGCTGGTGACCTACCACTGTTGACTTCTGATTATGGATCTTCAGAAGGTTGGATTGCTACAAATGTGAATCCAACATTGCCTCCTGAGTCTGCCTTGTACACTGTTCTTCCTCAAATTGGATACTTTGAATTTATACCTCAAAATAAGGGAGACTCTGATTTCATTGATGTGGAACCTGAGCCTGTTGGACTCACTCAAGTTAAGGTTGGTCAAGAATATGAAATTGTTATCACCACTCCAGCAG GCTTGTACAGATATCGACTCGGCGATATTGTGAAGGTTATGGGATTCTACAACTCATCGCCGCAACTAAAATTCGTCCGGCGGAGCAGCCTTCTACTTACAATCAACATAGACAAGAACACAGAGAAGGATCTTCAATTAGCTGTGGAAGAAGCATCAAAGTTTCTAgctgaagaaaaattagaagttgTTGATTACACAAGTTATGTTGATGTGTCCAAAGATCCAGGGCACTATGTTATAGTTTGGGAAATTAGTGGTGAAGCAAGTGAAGAAGTTCTTAGTGAATGTTGCAATTGCTTGGACAAATCCTTTGTTGATGCAGGGTATACTAGCTCTAGGAAGGTCAATTGCATCGGCGCCCTCGAACTCCGCGTCGTCCGGCACGGAACATTCCAGAAGATTCTAGAACATTATATAGGGTTAGGATCTGCTGTTAGTCAGTTCAAGACACCAAGGTGTGTAGGGTCTAACAATGCCAAAGTGTTGCAAATATTGAATGAGAATGTTGTGAACAAGTACATTAGTTCTGCTTTCAATAATTGA
- the LOC107473020 gene encoding pentatricopeptide repeat-containing protein At4g39530-like, producing MSKALKNSEEEEEVVIGGVVASPLWDCGSPLYDSFELATLSHIIDRHTVVLPHLSGSKKAISHGFDESHHHHPHHYHDEVKKISIEDSKGSSSLKSTSFGEILDKIMGKRKFLLSLAKSSNPTTLAECKQIHAKLLVTQCISQTHLANNLLSLYSKCGQFSYTHHLFDQMPHKNVITWTTLISANLRNGYLPKAFDMFNHMREVGESPNEYTLSALLRACADPGLRDVGLQLHGVLVRCGLERDKFAGSSLMYMYFNGDSDLKSACCVFHELLERDLVAWNVMVSGFAQVRGVHGLVFKFGADVDMVVGRTLVDLYAEFRDIDSCRKI from the exons ATGAGCAAAGCATTGAAGaattctgaagaagaagaagaagttgttATTGGAGGAGTAGTAGCTTCTCCATTATGGGATTGTGGAAGCCCTTTATATGATTCATTTGAATTGGCAACACTTTCTCATATTATTGATAGGCATACGGTTGTTTTGCCACATCTTAGTGGATCAAAGAAGGCAATTAGCCACGGTTTTGATGAAAGTCATCATCACCATCCCCATCACTACCATGATGAAGTGAAGAAGATTTCAATTGAAGATTCCAAAGGTTCTTCTTCTCTCAAGTCAACAAGCTTTGGTGAAATTTTGGACAAGATCATGGGGAAGAGAAAA TTTTTGTTGTCATTGGCGAAGTCTTCAAACCCCACAACGCTCGCAGAGTGCAAACAAATTCATGCAAAGCTTTTAGTCACCCAATGCATCTCGCAGACGCATTTGGCAAATAACCTTTTGAGCCTTTATTCTAAATGTGGCCAATTCAGCTATACCCACCACCTGTTCGACCAAATGCCCCACAAGAACGTTATCACTTGGACAAccttaatttctgcaaatcttAGAAATGGGTATCTCCCAAAAGCCTTTGACATGTTCAATCACATGCGTGAGGTTGGTGAGAGTCCCAATGAGTACACGTTATCTGCACTGCTCCGTGCTTGTGCTGATCCTGGTTTGAGGGATGTTGGTTTGCAGCTTCATGGTGTGTTGGTTCGGTGTGGCCTTGAGAGGGACAAGTTTGCTGGGAGCTCTCTTATGTATATGTACTTTAACGGTGACAGCGATCTTAAAAGTGCTTGTTGTGTCTTTCATGAATTGTTGGAGAGGGACCTTGTTGCTTGGAATGTCATGGTTTCTGGATTTGCTCAA GTTAGGGGAGTTCATGGGCTGGTGTTTAAGTTTGGTGCCGACGTTGATATGGTGGTTGGCAGAACTCTGGTTGACTTGTATGCTGAATTTAGGGACATAGATTCTTGCAGGAAAATCTGA